Part of the Lusitaniella coriacea LEGE 07157 genome is shown below.
TCCTTAGACCGTTGGTATCGATGCTTTCAACTAAGTTCCCGCGACTGTCATATTTTGCCGTGGTTTTTAGACCTGTTGGAGAGACGATAGAGGTCACCTGATTGCGGCCGTTGTAAGTCATGCGGGTGATGCTACCGCTTTCGTCTTGGATGGTGAGAAGATTTTGGCGCTCGTCGTAGGTATATTGAGTGGTAACCCCATCTGCGTCGGTTTCAGTCAGTAGATTGTTGTTGTCATCGTAAGTTCTATCAATTCGCCACCCCTCTGGACCAACTTCTGTTAAAACATTCCCCCGACTGTCGTAGACGTAGGTGGTGGGATTCCCATAAACATCCCGCACCGTTTGCACCGAGTTATCCAGGTCGTAGGTCAACTCGACCGCTTCCCCATTCACATCCAGCAATCGTGCCAAGCGTCCGGTGGTTTCGTCGTACTCGGTGCGGATGCCATTGCGTCCCAAGGGGTCTTCAATGCGGGTCAGGTAGTGGGGACGAGTGGATTCCTCGTAGAAATATTCCGTGCGGTTCTCCTCTCGGTCGATGACAGCGATTAAATCTCCATTGGCATCGTATTCGTACTCGATGCGCTCTCCCGCTGGGTCGATGACCGCACTAATCCGTCCCTGCGCGTCTCGCTCGAACTTCACTTCCTTACCCGCACTGCTGACAATTCCGCCTTCGGAATAGGTGAGGGTATTGCCGTTGAGGTCGGTGATTGTGTTCAAATCCCCGCTCGTGGCATCGATTTCGTACTCAATCCCCTCCTTCGTGGTCAGGGTATAGGCTCCCCCGAAGAACGGGTGTTGGGGATTGTAGGGCAACCCATTGGGAGAGCGATACTCCCCTGTCGTTTGGTCGCGCAGCAGCGAATCGATTTCGACGCTCAAGGTCATTCCCGACCCGTCATCGGCAACAAACTGCGGTTGATAGAACCAAGCACTTTCCGGCCAAGGCGCGCCCATATTTAACACTTCTTCCACTTCTGGATGGAGTTTCGCTTGGAAGGTGAAGGAGGTGCGTTTTCCACCGGGAAGGGTGATGTAGACCTTCGACCCGTCCTTAAATGCCGGATACTCGCCCAAAATCTTCTCTTCTGGAGTTTGCGGCGGCAAACTGGTCTTCAAATTGGTATCCCGGAACTCCAAGCGCCAGCCATACCCAAAGTTATCCTCTTGATTGGCATAAAGGGAGTCGTAGGTGCGGGTCACGGTGATGGGAATTCCGGATACCGGAACTTCTAAATCCGTGAAGGAGAGTTGGAAATTGCCCAGTTTCAATTCTCCCGTGACATCCACCTGCTCTTCAACAAAGGAGGACGCGCCGGTGCTGTCGGTAGCCGTGAGGCGCAGGGTATAGGTGTCGTTGGGTAAGAGTGTGGGGTCAAAGGTTCCCAACACCCCATCGGTGACGGGTTCGGTTCCTTCAAAGACCGTGACCCATTCTCCTCCCCCAACCGGTTGCGCTTCAAGTTTGTAGGAGACGGGATTGCCATTATTGTCGGCAACGGTACCGCGAATTTCTACGGGTTCTGTGACTTCCCCATTCAGACCGCTCAAATCCAAATTGACAACCAAATCCGTGGTAACGGAGAGGTCGATGAAGTCCAGGTTCAAGGTTTCTTGGGTGGTATTCCCGGCGGTATCTGTAGCGATGGCTATTGCGCTGAGGGTTGTCCCTACTGCACCCACGGGAACCGTCGCCACGCCATTGGCATCGGTGGCAACCGCAGTGCCATCAATCAGAAATTGCACGCTATCCACGGCGATATTATCGGTGGCAACGGCGCGAATTGAGACGGTGGATTGGGTACTGATATCCACCTGATAGCCGCCGCCATCTACTACAAACACATTGCCCACGGGTTGCAGGAGGAGAGCGGGGGCTTCGGTATCGGCAAAGGCCGTAATGTCGAGGAGTTGCGTCGTTTCTGCGCCAAAGGTATCGGTGACAATCACCTCGGCAGTATAATTCCCCGTCGCATCCTGGGGAACGTTCCAGGAGATGCGCCCGAATTCGTCAATCTCCATGCCATCTGGGGCATTCTCGATGCGGTAGCTCAAATCATCCCCATTGGGGTCGGCAGCCTGCACGTCATAGCGGTAGGTGCGTCCCGGTGCGGCGGTGTTGGGGGGCGTGGAGGTGATGCTCGGGGCAGCATTCTCTCGCACGGTCAGGGTAAAGGCTTGAGCGGCTCCCGAGTTGCCGTCGTTGGCTCCCACGACCACCGTGTAGGTTCCCGTTTGGGGATTGTCCCAGGTGAGTTGCCCGCTGCTGTCGATGGCGATGCCTGCGGGGAGGTCGGTGGCATTGAGCAGTTCGTAGCTGGGAGTCGTCCCTTCGGGGTCGGTGGCGATGACTTGATAGCTGTAAGGCTGAGCGGTACGCGCCACATAAACCGGCGTGGAGGTAATGGTGGGAGGGAGATTGGGGGCAGTGGTTCCCACCTCAATCGTCCAAGTCTGGGTAGCCGTGCCGCCAGAAGCATCTTGCACTTCCACCTCAACCTCGTAACGTCCCGTCGCTTCGGGAGTCCATTGGATTTCCCCAGTTTGAGCATTGATGGTCATTCCTTCCGGGCGACGATTTAAGCGGTAGGTCAGCGCTTCTTGTTCGGAGTCGGTCGCCACCACGTTGTAGCGATACGCACCGTCGATGCCTGCTTCCGTGGGGGGAACCGAGGCGATGAGGGGAGGAATATTGGCTCCGCTCACCTCAAGGGTGAATTCTTGAACCGTATAAGCACCTCGCGCGTCCATCGCCCGAACGAGGAAGGTTTGTTCTCCCAACTGTTCTGGGGTGGGCTGCCAGCTCAAGCGACCGGTTTCCGGGTCGATGACCGCTCCTTCAGGCCCGTCGAGGAGCGCCCAGAGAATCGGGTCGCCATCGGGGTCAATCCCTTCGAGGTCGTAGCGATAGAGGCGGTCGAGGTGAGTGTTGGGGGTGGGAGTGGAAACAATTTCGGGGGCGCTATTGATATCGCGGTCGGAAATGGTCAGGGTCCAGGTTTGGGTGGCCGTGGCTCCTGAAGGATCTCGCACTTCAACGGTGATGGGATGGTCGCCCATTTGTGCCGCATCGGGATTCCAGAAGAGCCGTCCCTCGCCATCGAGGGTCGCTCCTGCGGGGGCATCGAGGAGCGTATAGGTTAGCAACTCCCCATCGGGGTCAACCGCATCGAGGCGATAGGCATAGGTGGTCCCCACCTGAGAGCGGGTGCGCGGGGTCGAAGCGATAGTGGGGGGGCGATTTGCCTGGGGTTCTAGAACCTCCAGGTCGAGGGTTTGCAGGGCTTCTCCTCCATTGCCATCGCTGACTTTCAGGGTGAGGGTGGTTTCGCCCAGGGATTGGGGAGTCCAGGTCAACAGCCCCGTATTCGGGTCAATCGTTGCTCCTGTGGGTGCGTCAACCAGTTCGTAGGTGAGGGTGTCTCCATCGGCATCGAGAGCCGTTGCTTGGTAGGCGAAGGCTTTGCCCAATTGGGGGTTCACCCCATTGGGGAGGGTGGAGGTAAAGCTCGGGATGCGATTGGGTTCGAGGAGTTCGACGGTAAAGGTTTGCAGTGCCTGTCCCCCCTGACTGTCGCGAGCCACTAGGAAGACGTTGAAGGTGACCGTCTCCGGGGCAAAGTCTCCCCGTCCGGCGGCTTCTAGGCGATCGCGCGTCTCTTGCAAGCGGGCATACTCCGCTTCAACTTGGGCGGCGGTGGGAGTCCAAACCACCATCCCTGTCTCTGGGTCTACGCTCATTCCCGCCGGGGCGAGAGCCAGTTCGTAGCTCACCAAATCCGCATCTGGGTCTGTGGCGAGGGCGTTGTAAGTGAAGCGCTCTCCGGCGTTGAGGGATGCTGTCGGCGCTTCGGTGAGGAAGGTCGGGTTGCCGTTTTGAGTCTCGCCGCTGCCGTCGTGCCAGCCGAAGAGACGGGGGACGGTTTCTCCATCGGTCACCTGGACGGTATGGGAGCCGCTAGAGGGAGCGGTGGAGGTGTAGCCGTCGGGCAGAATGAACCGCAGGGTGTAGTCGGTATTGGGGTCGGGAACGAGATTCTCGAAGTGGTAGTGGAAGGGAGCAACGCTCGCGAGGGAGTCGGAACGATTCTCTCGCGTCACTTGCCAGGGTTCTCCCTCATCGAGTTGACCGTTGTTGTTGGTATCGAGATAGACGGTAGCTCCTTCTACCAAGGGTTCGATGGCGTAGCGGGAGTCCCAACCGCCGAGAATATCGGTTAGCTCTCGCACGTCGAGCAATTGGCGCACGTCGGGGTCGATGGCGCTGAGGGTTTCAAGGGTGGAGTAGGGACCGATGCCGAAGGCGGTGAGATTGGCTCCTAAATCTCTCAATTCCTGAGCATCTGCTGCTGCCTGAACCGGGTCGAATCCCTTATCGTAGCCGTCTGAGAGGAAGATGATGTTGGGG
Proteins encoded:
- a CDS encoding putative Ig domain-containing protein produces the protein MDYYTTPLADLDNNGIPDVREYLAGLTPNYIGLQYNTDLNYALNELKTFTQVLSAESTPNIIFLSDGYDKGFDPVQAAADAQELRDLGANLTAFGIGPYSTLETLSAIDPDVRQLLDVRELTDILGGWDSRYAIEPLVEGATVYLDTNNNGQLDEGEPWQVTRENRSDSLASVAPFHYHFENLVPDPNTDYTLRFILPDGYTSTAPSSGSHTVQVTDGETVPRLFGWHDGSGETQNGNPTFLTEAPTASLNAGERFTYNALATDPDADLVSYELALAPAGMSVDPETGMVVWTPTAAQVEAEYARLQETRDRLEAAGRGDFAPETVTFNVFLVARDSQGGQALQTFTVELLEPNRIPSFTSTLPNGVNPQLGKAFAYQATALDADGDTLTYELVDAPTGATIDPNTGLLTWTPQSLGETTLTLKVSDGNGGEALQTLDLEVLEPQANRPPTIASTPRTRSQVGTTYAYRLDAVDPDGELLTYTLLDAPAGATLDGEGRLFWNPDAAQMGDHPITVEVRDPSGATATQTWTLTISDRDINSAPEIVSTPTPNTHLDRLYRYDLEGIDPDGDPILWALLDGPEGAVIDPETGRLSWQPTPEQLGEQTFLVRAMDARGAYTVQEFTLEVSGANIPPLIASVPPTEAGIDGAYRYNVVATDSEQEALTYRLNRRPEGMTINAQTGEIQWTPEATGRYEVEVEVQDASGGTATQTWTIEVGTTAPNLPPTITSTPVYVARTAQPYSYQVIATDPEGTTPSYELLNATDLPAGIAIDSSGQLTWDNPQTGTYTVVVGANDGNSGAAQAFTLTVRENAAPSITSTPPNTAAPGRTYRYDVQAADPNGDDLSYRIENAPDGMEIDEFGRISWNVPQDATGNYTAEVIVTDTFGAETTQLLDITAFADTEAPALLLQPVGNVFVVDGGGYQVDISTQSTVSIRAVATDNIAVDSVQFLIDGTAVATDANGVATVPVGAVGTTLSAIAIATDTAGNTTQETLNLDFIDLSVTTDLVVNLDLSGLNGEVTEPVEIRGTVADNNGNPVSYKLEAQPVGGGEWVTVFEGTEPVTDGVLGTFDPTLLPNDTYTLRLTATDSTGASSFVEEQVDVTGELKLGNFQLSFTDLEVPVSGIPITVTRTYDSLYANQEDNFGYGWRLEFRDTNLKTSLPPQTPEEKILGEYPAFKDGSKVYITLPGGKRTSFTFQAKLHPEVEEVLNMGAPWPESAWFYQPQFVADDGSGMTLSVEIDSLLRDQTTGEYRSPNGLPYNPQHPFFGGAYTLTTKEGIEYEIDATSGDLNTITDLNGNTLTYSEGGIVSSAGKEVKFERDAQGRISAVIDPAGERIEYEYDANGDLIAVIDREENRTEYFYEESTRPHYLTRIEDPLGRNGIRTEYDETTGRLARLLDVNGEAVELTYDLDNSVQTVRDVYGNPTTYVYDSRGNVLTEVGPEGWRIDRTYDDNNNLLTETDADGVTTQYTYDERQNLLTIQDESGSITRMTYNGRNQVTSIVSPTGLKTTAKYDSRGNLVESIDTNGLRTTYTYNPQGQLLTQTAPDGQVTTYDYDTQGNIKRTIDSRGNEVGFDYNPNGNIEVATTTFNLNGQTHTLAMEYDYDKEGRIIASRTSQGNSQSTIYDALGRVKSMTDVFGNVTSYNYDLQQTAGQNNDTTVTRIDEITLPDNTPNISSDNPKVIQKYDAANNLIAEISPTGLETRYVYDDLNRLTEVVLPDLTPNDWADNPRNKTEYSDGGRIKSQTDILGNKTQYLYNDIGQITQVINAFNQPTTYTYTKGGQIETVTDHRNRKTRYIYDNNARVQEIIFFDDSRFKLTYDELGRLKTETNELNQTTTYEYDAYGQVKAVINALNERTEFEYNQRHNLIRVTDALGQSTHFKYDEYGQKVETTFHNGDTVSMAYDQFSRLTSTTDENLNPTKYTYDNLSQLVQIEQVKQLAANGQLEETLTQYTYDNLFRLKQIEDANQNVTSFEYDAFNRPTETVLPLGQRNRTDYNSFGQVTAATDFNGDTINYTYDSYGRLENKTFTDPRISPVSYTYDPVTLGLSTVTDSRGVMQYTYDNYDRLETITTPDQKTVGYGYDLLNNLTSLTTPANAITYGYDPLNRLDTVKEGNRILADYDYNAVGNLSQTQLANGSVESRLYDTRNRLTQLTTRNVTGTIFNDFKYTLDGVGNRTKVEEYGGRTVDYTYDALNRLTQENMVGGATGNRTIDYTYDLVGNRLTRNDSASGLATYTYDDNNRLQQLTQGSQTTAFGYDDNGSITQRSDGSQTITYDWINDGENRLVGVTNSTAAGTSQTQFVYDALGNRVATVADGVQTNYLTTSVGSLPEVLMEYDANDQITANYTHGLGLVSATRNGREGFYHTDGLGSTRAITDNVGLVTDRYTYDAFGVLLDQTGTFGNSFQFAGEQRDSSTGLDYLRARYYDPTLGRFISKDPFSGFLSDPMSQHDYQYAHANPVRFTDPTGYSSTIGDVMATLNVIASLSTIGSVGVGAGYITGGVLSGASSDEILQMFGDWGAGFANGVSGGYLTDVYESYSGNKVEPTHGALWGAGTVTGIGVSFLLGMKLPSVAATAVGPLKWVATAGVGADLGFDIYGALKATKNLYESYQDNGRFEIRDSWNLLSYVPLAGMIGGIKRGIGAARKVKGSTPGPDDVLATQSTRTVAAGGGPKCFVAGTKVLTTEGMKNIEDIRVGDWVIADDPTTPGGIEKRQVLDTFVREATELYDLYVDGEVISTTGEHPFWTPDKGWVEAKDLVVGDLLQTDEETFVDVDRIEKREGKFEVYNFKVEGFPTYFVSELGILVHNADYFAERALLGSRKHGLNWTEGPARAKKEGIPQGQFRSKEDIDFAVDKARGLGKGNQDIFDLPANNSSIVHMPDGTTVPATKVFVKVYPSGKVHAYPLN